From one Babesia bovis T2Bo chromosome 3, whole genome shotgun sequence genomic stretch:
- a CDS encoding Ribosomal L28e family protein, with product MSDDVVWQLVREGFCAFRKCTDTKDFCSNAYNVTGLCNRASCPLANSNYATVIEDQGTLFLCMKTAERCHTPSEQWERLKLSKNLETSLNQISEATKVGIAEYLTEKCHLRLKRWREVLQRMRRQALIQKTKLVPIKKKTERREKIREKKAEIAARLDNAIEQELLNRLSRGTYGELYQFEQDIDGEIEKEEDEEDVDYARNKSVKRRAMPHMEIEYEEDYERDLA from the exons atGAGTGACGATGTGGTATGGCAACTCGTCAGGGAAGGTTTCTGCGCCTTTAGGAAATG TACCGATACAAAAGACTTCTGTAGTAATGCCTATAATGTCACGGGATTGTGCAATCGAGCAAGCTGTCCACTGGCAAATAGCAATTATGCCACTGTAATCGAAGATcaag GAACACTTTTTCTTTGTATGAAGACTGCGGAAAGGTGTCATACTCCTTCGGAGCAATGGGAACGGCTTAAACTATCGAAGAATTTGGAAACTTCATTGAACCAAATTAGTGAAGCTACTAAAGTCGGTATCGCAGAATATCTCACCGAAAAATGCCATTTGAGACTGAAAAGATGGCGTGAAGTGCTTCAAAGAATGAGGAGACAAGCACTCatacaaaaaacaaaactTGTCCCTATTAAAAAGAAAACTGAAAGGCGTGAAAAAATACGTGAAAAGAAGGCCGAAATCGCAGCTAGATTGGATAATGCAATCGAGCAGGAACTACTTAATCGCCTTTCCAGG GGTACATACGGAGAATTATACCAGTTTGAACAAGATATTGATGGTGAAATTGAAAAGGAAGAAGACGAGGAAGATGTAGACTACGCAAGGAATAAATCTGTAAAGAGAAGAG CCATGCCTCATATGGAAATTGAATATGAAGAGGATTATGAACGTGATCTGGCATAA
- a CDS encoding ATPase family AAA domain-containing protein 3A/B, translating to MFGFGSPQVPSSAIPPLPNDDANITGKFDPTALERGAKALKMLDSSPNAQKAFELTKMQEMTRQHEIQKEIQQMQLRQSELGAQRARVESDEKRKLMAQQQEQDRITAQYKAKLEAEAYQKKLQDQRRQNEEWLNQQHQQFLRQEEARKKTEMEILNMRKAQIREEKALERENIKARVQEEGRIRIEQERKNFDIHVKMMKERSVEERKTKLESLQITFSSLGTAFSSLLADKQRLTAGVTTLSALALGIYGAKNGTRLAGRILERRLGKPPLVRETSRWTLMGGISNLFKRYFPTGNVNALTKIVLDNNLHQRLSWTTNSLMNAKKNGAPFRNLLLYGPPGTGKTLFAKTLASNSGMDFAIMTGGDIGPLQEEAASEINKLFKWAKKTKKGLLLFIDEADAFLRQGRSSANGMSENMRNALSAFLYHTGTESKELSLILATNEREILDKAVLDRMDEQYEFGLPQLEERKRMIAMFMKKYVLTPTTRGNKVEIDENINDDFFAKVAERTEGFSGRQLSKMCIAIQSAVFGSGTTRLSLELAETVINWHIDEHRKNHKTTEHAEPAD from the exons ATGTTTGGTTTTGGTTCACCTCAGGTGCCTTCCAGCGCCATTCCACCATTGCCTAATGATGATGCGAACATTACTGGAAAAT TTGATCCTACAGCGTTGGAGCGTGGCGCCAAGGCGCTGAAGATGCTAGATTCATCGCCTAACGCGCAGAAAGCATTTGAATTGACGAAGATGCAGGAGATGACTCGTCAGCATGAGATTCAGAAGGAAATACAGCAGATGCAACTTCGTCAGAGTGAGCTTGGTGCTCAACGCGCTCGTGTTGAAAGTGACGAGAAGCGCAAATTGATGGCTCAACAGCAGGAGCAAGATCGAATAACTGCTCAGTATAAGGCTAAGTTAGAGGCGGAAGCTTATCAGAAGAAGTTACAAGATCAACGTCGTCAGAATGAAGAGTGGTTGAATCAGCAGCATCAGCAATTTTTGCGTCAGGAGGAAGCGAGGAAGAAAACTGAGATGGAGATTCTCAACATGCGTAAAGCTCAAATTAGAGAGGAGAAGGCTTTGGAGCGTGAGAACATTAAGGCACGCGTTCAGGAGGAGGGCCGTATACGAATAGAGCAGGAGCGTAAAAACTTTGATATTCACGTTAAGATGATGAAGGAGAGGTCTGTGGAGGAGCGTAAAACTAAGTTAGAATCATTACAAATAACATTTTCATCTCTTGGCACTGCATTTTCATCACTTTTGGCTGACAAGCAACGCCTTACTGCAGGG GTAACTACTCTAAGTGCATTGGCACTAGGAATATATGGTGCCAAGAACGGCACGCGATTAGCTGGACGTATTTTG GAACGTCGGTTGGGTAAACCTCCCTTGGTTCGTGAAACGTCACGATGGACTCTCATGGGAGGCATATCCAATTTATTTAAAAGATACTTTCCTACTGGCAATGTCAATGCTTTAACCAAGATAGTTCTTGATAACAATTTGCACCAACGTCTTTCCTGGACCACCAACTCACTTATGAATGCCAAGAAGAATGGTGCTCCTTTCCGTAATTTACTTCTTTATGGTCCTCCTGGTACAGGAAAGACTTTGTTTGCGAAGAC TTTAGCCAGTAACAGTGGGATGGACTTTGCCATAATGACGGGGGGAGATATAGGCCCTCTTCAGGAGGAAGCTGCTAGTGAGATTAACAAGTTATTCAAGTGGGCTAAGAAGACCAAAAAGGGTCTTCTTTTATTCATTGATGAAGCTGATGCATTTTTACGTCAGGGGCGCTCATCTGCTAATGGAATGTCTGAAAACATGCGGAATGCACTTTCCGCCTTTTTGTATCACACTGGAACGGAGAGCAAGGAATTATCTTTGATTTTAGCTACCAACGAGCGTGAGATATTGGATAAGGCCGTTTTGGACCGCATGGATGAGCAATATGAGTTTGGTCTTCCTCAACTGGAGGAAAGAAAACGCATGATAGCTATGTTTATGAAAAAGTATGTATTGACTCCAACCACTCGTGGCAATAAGGTTGAGATTGATGAAAATATTAATGATGACTTTTTCGCTAAGGTAGCTGAACGCACTGAGGGGTTTTCAGGGCGTCAGTTATCGAAAATGTGTATCGCTATTCAAAGTGCTGTGTTTGGTTCTGGGACTACTAGGCTTAGCCTTGAACTTGCTGAAACTGTGATCAACTGGCATATCGATGAACACCGCAAAAATCACAAAACCACTGAACACGCAGAGCCCGCTGACTAG
- a CDS encoding Inositol-pentakisphosphate 2-kinase family protein → MRLVPLGTGNCQFVYRIEHKSWKSKSNTPASWDQCYVLKLPRNPNSPMTMHRMLYHDEFCLFMQEGCCKSSESCTPKRVGCLIKRSVANRLRTHLSKLMDNKYDECKHTSKQKCGCKRMVINGDGDYANWWKVNLFESEVVYKKRIYHVKEVARKTTIDIKPTDIQILGNNNITYDPLKYELAILEEDLFNLAVCVSLGRTVMQTIMQYYRNISVEMKPKCGILNFSGFPSLFQMCQPYKARIRYENIVSSQCPESTDWIINERAQENYNSGYSPIKLFGMELADVKKELQCLAKVPQNNIRIFINNVEVDPAILIQDQCAMDNVARCLVENKVIMNRILKLQALASGQQIVASVLYLLCNMVYRFFNAKEKIRDKVQKKWEVSSITQNLMALSKELLAHVLCQHANPYRIQRMFNIIGRKLICSMCNVLKMLLDNKTKHFCFSKRNICLYRMTGVNDKRNCIQSPDTQLTIHSQGRLLRNVGANDEAVQLVLYKELETILSRINVHVANQYFNRKHYSARKKTSCSSESPKCSMAGRNPISNHHSWKRCKMLLDHIEQWINLYLGGRTAMDLSVVLNVLFHTGSKGERAGPNFFRFSLIDLDLKPVHRIPRWKEDVLFLVNKQISTA, encoded by the exons ATGAGACTTGTACCACTGGGAACTGGCAATTGCCAATTCGTATATCGTATAGAACACAAATCATGGAAATCTAAAAGTAACACACCTG CCTCATGGGACCAGTGCTATGTCCTGAAACTACCGAGAAACCCAAATTCTCCCATGACTATGCATCGAATGCTATACCATGATGAATTCTGTCTGTTTATGCAAGAGGGATGCTGCAAAAGCTCTGAGTCTTGTACACCTAAACGCGTAGGATGCCTGATAAAACGAAGTGTAGCCAACAGATTGCGAACACATCTGTCAAAGCTAATGGACAACAAATATGATGAATGCAAGCATACATCAAAACAAAAATGTGGTTGTAAACGCATGGTAATTAATGGAGATGGAGATTACGCCAATTGGTGGAAAGTAAATCTCTTTGAGTCAGAAGTCGTATATAAAAAACGTATCTACCATGTGAAAGAAGTGGCACGCAAAACTACTATCGATATAAAACCAACAGATATACAAATATTGGGAAATAATAACATCACATATGATCCGTTGAAATATGAATTGGCAATTCTGGAAGAAGATTTGTTCAACCTAGCAGTATGCGTTTCCCTCGGTAGGACAGTTATGCAAACAATCATGCAATACTATCGGAATATCTCTGTTGAAATGAAGCCAAAGTGCGGGATACTCAATTTTAGCGGATTCCCAAGTCTATTTCAAATGTGCCAACCATATAAGGCAAGAATCAGATATGAAAATATAGTGTCTTCGCAATGCCCAGAAAGTACAGATTGGATCATAAACGAAAGGGCTCAAGAAAATTACAACTCTGGATACTCACCCATCAAGCTTTTCGGGATGGAATTAGCTGATGTTAAAAAAGAGTTGCAATGTCTGGCAAAGGTGCCACAGAACAACATACGCATATTCATCAATAATGTAGAAGTGGATCCTGCAATACTGATACAGGATCAATGCGCAATGGACAATGTCGCTCGATGCCTGGTGGAAAATAAAGTCATCATGAACCGCATACTAAAGTTGCAAGCACTAGCATCAGGACAACAAATCGTAGCAAGTGTCCTGTATCTGCTTTGCAATATGGTCTATAGGTTTTTTAACGCAAAGGAAAAAATAAGAGACAAGGTTCAAAAGAAGTGGGAAGTGAGTAGCATAACACAAAACCTCATGGCTCTGTCAAAGGAGCTGCTTGCCCATGTGTTGTGCCAACACGCTAATCCATATCGCATCCAGCGTATGTttaatatcattggtcGCAAATTAATATGCTCCATGTGTAATGTTCTGAAAATGCTATTGGATAACAAGACTAAGCATTTTTGTTTCTCAAAAAGGAATATATGTTTGTATCGAATGACAGGTGTCAATGACAAACGCAATTGTATACAAAGCCCTGATACACAGCTGACAATACACTCGCAAGGGCGACTTTTAAGGAATGTCGGCGCAAATGATGAAGCAGTTCAATTGGTGCTGTACAAGGAGCTAGAAACCATTCTCTCACGGATCAATGTGCACGTGGCTAATCAATATTTCAACCGAAAACATTATAGTGCACGCAAAAAAACAAGTTGTAGTAGCGAATCGCCTAAATGTAGCATGGCTGGCCGTAATCCAATAAGTAACCACCATTCGTGGAAAAGATGTAAAATGCTACTCGATCATATCGAGCAATGGATCAACCTCTATTTAGGAGGGAGAACAGCTATGGATCTATCCGTTGTGCTCAACGTCCTGTTCCATACAGGCTCCAAAGGCGAGAGAGCAGGTCCGAATTTTTTTAGATTTTCTTTAATAGATTTAGATCTGAAACCAGTGCATCGCATCCCTAGGTGGAAAGAAGATGTGCTGTTTTTGGTAAATAAACAGATCTCAACCGCTTAA
- a CDS encoding protein kinase domain containing protein has translation MKHQRKFSVEGMMGSIYPSTEIPPTQGTGVNLPMVGCRWPGDGQSPIRYGPNKCVGVPCDSSCVRVQQDSSISLGPPYLQFDDTGVAYPENACITYSKVGPYKRRSNGVYVSTQPGKRVCVMSNGNLSVSDVALRRVLHSQNKTVMPGVSCSCCMVNSYPNAPMYSDLGYRGMMCNSYSTMFGYPQVMGLNTCRVPTTYCGTTSDSRFPNGCVPQDSNVLVYLNSDQDIVDIYGWRYVDTLGEGSYGKVYFVRNEFTSEESAFKRMLLHKSGAMPPAILREIHSLRSCNHENVIKLNKVYVGDCRVYLSFPRIVGGNLRQLLEKHYPTGVPLDNVRSIAKQLISGIAHIHSRRIIHRDIKPENILVETEFQDDLQVPRVASDDESSCSDAPGSLCGDIGIGQFIEPTVRPRIKRVVISDFGLSRVHKSVDHPLFENDESKLMNSPMSPEVVTLCYRPPELLLGDFHYSFSVDIWSLGCVLFELITGKPIFEERTEFALLIAMFRRFGTPKEEDWPDLTSLPFMNPSLPNIRTSSCLVECLNKVDRDCMDLLERMLALNPQKRISAREAIVHPWIVKA, from the exons ATGAAGCACCAGAGAAAATTCTCGGTGGAAG GTATGATGGGCAGCATTTATCCGAGCACAGAAATACCACCAACTCAGGGCACAGGGGTGAATTTACCCATGGTAGGGTGTCGCTGGCCGGGGGATGGTCAATCTCCTATCCGTTATGGACCTAACAAATGTGTTGGTGTTCCGTGCGATTCATCATGTGTACGCGTCCAGCAAGATTCTAGTATATCTTTAGGTCCGCCATATTTACAGTTTGATGACACTGGCGTGGCATACCCTGAAAATGCGTGTATTACCTATTCCAAGGTTGGTCCTTACAAGCGCCGTTCTAATGGTGTTTACGTTAGTACTCAGCCTGGTAAGCGTGTTTGTGTCATGTCCAATGGCAATTTATCGGTATCTGACGTTGCACTGCGTCGTGTTCTTCATTCACAAAACAAGACTGTTATGCCTGGTGTTAGTTGTTCTTGCTGTATGGTAAATAGTTACCCCAACGCGCCCATGTATTCTGATTTGGGTTACCGTGGTATGATGTGCAATTCGTATAGCACTATGTTTGGTTATCCTCAGGTTATGGGTTTGAATACATGTCGAGTTCCTACAACTTATTGCGGCACAACCTCTGATTCTCGTTTTCCCAATGGATGTGTTCCGCAAGATAGCAACGTGTTGGTTTACCTCAATAGTGACCAAGATATTGTGGACATTTATGGTTGGCGTTACGTTGACACTTTGGGCGAGGGATCCTACGGTAAGGTGTATTTCGTTCGTAACGAGTTCACCAGTGAAGAATCTGCGTTTAAGCGTATGCTTTTGCACAAGAGTGGTGCTATGCCGCCTGCTATATTGCGTGAGATTCATTCTCTCAGGTCCTGCAATCACGAGAATGTCATTAAGCTGAACAAGGTATACGTTGGTGACTGTCGAGTATACCTTAGTTTCCCTCGTATTGTTGGTGGTAACTTACGTCAGCTATTAGAGAAGCACTATCCAACAGGAGTCCCTTTGGATAATGTGCGATCTATAGCGAAGCAGTTGATAAGTGGCATTGCTCATATTCACTCTCGCCGTATAATTCATCGTGACATAAAGCCGGAGAACATCTTGGTAGAGACTGAGTTTCAAGACGACCTTCAAGTTCCCAGGGTTGCGTCTGACGACGAGAGTTCTTGCAGTGACGCTCCTGGCAGTCTTTGCGGCGACATCGGTATAGGTCAATTCATTGAGCCCACTGTTAGGCCACGTATAAAACGTGTTGTGATAAGTGATTTTGGCTTATCTCGTGTTCACAAATCTGTTGATCATCCCTTATTTGAGAACGATGAGTCTAAGTTGATGAACAGTCCCATGTCTCCTGAGGTAGTGACTTTATGTTATCGTCCTCCTGAGCTTTTGCTTGGTGACTTCCACTATTCATTTTCGGTTGATATATGGTCACTGGGCTGTGTTCTATTTGAGTTGATAACAGGCAAGCCAATATTTGAGGAGCGCACTGAGTTTGCTTTGTTGATAGCGATGTTCCGAAGGTTCGGTACTCCAAAGGAAGAGGACTGGCCTGACTTGACATCTTTGCCTTTTATGAATCCATCATTACCTAACATTCGCACTTCTTCTTGCCTTGTTGAGTGTTTGAACAAGGTCGACCGTGATTGTATGGATTTGCTGGAGCGTATGCTTGCATTGAATCCTCAGAAGCGTATTTCTGCTAGGGAGGCTATTGTCCATCCGTGGATTGTCAAAGCTTGA
- a CDS encoding SRP40 C-terminal domain family protein, with protein sequence MASGKDVLHIAVKILADNGYYKTLKRLRKESGDELLRPENVPLGVQQFNLNALCAGLITPIELAPSKQPIVDVVSDVEDSSVVDKPSLPPSSAKDKRLCKASDDSNTDLDAPSTGRFKRIQDDVWLNRIEKEELKQNSYTMKNDEFSLKAAQDLIQVKGKNFRTEKMKKKRASWKGSGEITSQVNSIKFDDSDSD encoded by the exons ATGGCATCTGGAAAGGATGTTCTTCATATTGCCGTAAAGATTCTTGCGGATAATGGCTACTACAAGACATTGAAGCGTTTACGTAAGGAGTCTGGTGACGaattg TTACGCCCGGAGAACGTGCCATTAGGTGTTCAGCAATTTAATTTGAATGCGTTATGTGCTGGTTTGATCACACCCATTGAATTGGCCCCTTCTAAACAGCCTATTGTCGATGTTGTTTCTGATGTAGAGGACAGTTCAGTCGTTGATAAACCTTCTTTGCCACCATCTAGTGCAAAAGACAAGAGGTTGTGCAAAGCATCAGATGATTCCAATACTGACTTGGACGCTCCTTCTACAG GTCGTTTTAAGCGTATTCAGGATGACGTGTGGTTAAATCGCATAGAGAAGGAGGAGTTAAAGCAGAATTCGTACACTATGAAGAATGACGAGTTTTCGTTGAAGGCTGCTCAGGACCTTATTCAG GTGAAGGGTAAAAACTTCCGTACCgagaagatgaagaagaagcgTGCTTCTTGGAAGGGTTCAG GTGAAATCACATCTCAAGTGAATTCAATAAAGTTTGACGACTCTGACAGTGACTAG
- a CDS encoding TATA box binding protein associated factor (TAF) family protein, translated as MEDTSTTIIPTEAILALSRTHPLFQSGNITLGEEAAALIANTVEFKMKQIIQTAQRFMIKSCRYVENGPTLLPNDVRDALRTLKMDNIDGYNNCYDYRYVISSKLYKGNRVVKRESALKSGMDERCWGRQKLTDVVTKDMQKAIPAQPALTVHWTLINEEVPALASNMAQCITERFKQVAKKQIIQMAVEDINVLNAQDTARQLASVGKLLTNIKLPMTIDTLSYENNIERAILDALQKHITNVTERNTDDKNGKQTAITIPKVEHILTKEQRFFLKEIKNTVKKASTTMDHQVHVQLGKVLSILRKSPALDQLLPELAAFFVAELEQPTGDVEAILKFAEAITSNTKIQIHYHIHQLVAPLLKLMLKQDDKEDIQAINRNLSFRKLAAKTVGNLARALRESNTGLEGIDQYLMKLYKKTILDPKCSITMLYGAMCGIEQLPLTAKRILYFPMVPLLLNILFKKHRQAHRQYAKTGLKLEEFKSFTCQEIVHMALVILYEACYEDIVQCIHETANFNMSCEAQLMIKETLDGYACKAVNPENFIPIYNAIIARCFETLKPQEIVEHKKKEYKTLPEIEHALQYYQFYKSERTKKRQRVEEIPQTTETDYRSPLEQMTTAWYIGQATHALTLTI; from the coding sequence ATGGAGGACACAAGTACGACGATAATACCCACGGAAGCCATACTGGCACTATCCAGAACACACCCGCTATTCCAAAGCGGGAATATAACACTTGGAGAAGAAGCCGCAGCACTCATCGCAAACACCGTAGAATTCAAAATGAAACAAATCATACAAACGGCACAGAGATTCATGATCAAAAGCTGTAGATACGTGGAAAATGGACCAACACTGCTGCCAAACGATGTAAGAGATGCACTCAGAACATTGAAAATGGACAACATTGATGGATATAACAACTGCTACGATTATAgatatgttatatcatCCAAACTATACAAAGGAAATAGAGTAGTCAAAAGAGAGTCGGCACTGAAAAGTGGAATGGATGAAAGGTGCTGGGGAAGACAAAAACTTACAGACGTAGTAACCAAAGATATGCAAAAGGCTATACCAGCACAACCAGCGTTGACAGTGCACTGGACACTAATCAACGAAGAAGTGCCAGCACTGGCATCAAATATGGCACAGTGCATCACTGAAAGATTCAAACAAGTAGCGAAAAAACAAATCATACAAATGGCTGTCGAAGATATCAACGTTCTAAATGCACAAGATACAGCAAGACAATTGGCAAGCGTGGGCAAACTATTAACAAATATCAAACTGCCAATGACAATAGATACGCTGTCATACGAAAACAATATAGAAAGAGCTATACTAGACGCACTGcaaaaacatataacaaacGTAACTGAAAGAAATACAGATGACAAAAATGGAAAACAGACAGCAATAACAATACCGAAAGTGGAGCATATACTCACCAAGGAACAGAGGTTCTTCCTAAAGGAAATAAAGAATACAGTAAAAAAAGCGTCAACAACAATGGATCATCAAGTGCATGTACAATTGGGAAAGGTGCTCTCAATACTCAGAAAGTCACCAGCACTGGATCAGCTGCTTCCAGAACTTGCAGCATTCTTTGTTGCGGAGTTGGAACAACCAACAGGAGATGTTGAAGCTATACTCAAGTTCGCAGAAGCTATCACGTCAAACACTAAAATACAAATACATTACCACATCCACCAACTAGTGGCGCCACTGCTTAAACTCATGCTAAAACAAGATGATAAAGAAGATATACAAGCGATCAACCGTAATCTGTCTTTCAGGAAACTGGCAGCAAAGACAGTAGGAAACCTAGCAAGGGCACTGAGAGAATCCAATACGGGCTTGGAAGGCATTGACCAATACCTCATGAAGTTGTATAAAAAAACTATACTTGACCCAAAATGCTCAATCACAATGTTATACGGAGCCATGTGCGGTATTGAACAATTGCCGCTCACAGCAAAACGCATTCTGTACTTCccaatggtaccactgCTGCTGAACATACTCTTCAAGAAACATAGACAAGCACACAGGCAATATGCAAAAACAGGCTTAAAATTGGAAGAATTCAAATCATTCACATGCCAAGAAATTGTGCATATGGCACTTGTAATCCTATACGAAGCATGCTACGAAGATATCGTACAGTGCATACATGAAACAGCAAACTTCAACATGTCATGCGAAGCACAACTCATGATCAAGGAAACGCTAGACGGATATGCATGTAAAGCAGTAAACCCAGAAAACTTTATACCGATTTATAACGCAATAATAGCACGATGCTTCGAAACACTAAAGCCTCAAGAAATAGTGGAACACAAGAAAAAGGAATATAAAACGCTACCAGAAATCGAACATGCACTGCAATACTACCAGTTTTATAAATCGGAACGAACGAAAAAAAGACAACGGGTTGAAGAAATACCACAAACGACCGAAACAGACTATCGCAGCCCATTGGAACAAATGACTACAGCGTGGTACATTGGACAGGCAACACACGCACTGACACTCACAATATAG
- a CDS encoding inosine triphosphate pyrophosphatase (HAM1) family protein has protein sequence MEKIRINFCSSNKHKYREVAAILGDQFDLIHRPVEVPEIQGEARDILMRKLADAYAVVKEPCIVEDVSLCFNAFNGLPGPYIKDFLTKMGSNALYKALENFEDKTASAICTIGYADENVIEIFQGIVKGKIVEPREKEAFGWDGIFEVDGTGKTYNEMGEEEKNKISHRFHAVNKLKNYIMELHKK, from the exons atGGAAAAGATAAGAATCAACTTCTGCTCAAGTAATAAACATAAATACAGAGAAGTGGCAGCAATACTGGGAGATCAGTTTGATCTCATACATAGACCCGTAGAAG TGCCCGAAATACAAGGAGAAGCACGAGATATACTGATGAGGAAACTAGCAGATGCATACGCAGTGGTCAAGGAACCATGCATAGTAGAAGATGTATCGCTCTGCTTCAATGCATTCAACGGGTTACCAGGACCGTACAT AAAGGACTTCCTTACAAAAATGGGATCCAATGCACTATATAAAGCACTGGAAAACTTCGAA GATAAAACGGCAAGCGCAATTTGTACAATAGGATATGCGGATGAAAATGTAATTGAAATATTCCAAGGAATTGTCAAG GGGAAAATAGTGGAACCAAGAGAAAAGGAAGCTTTCGGGTG GGATGGAATATTTGAAGTAGACGGAACAGGGAAAACATATAATGAAATGGGAGAAGAAgaaaaaaacaaaatatcACACAGGTTCCATGCCGTAAATAAACTTAAA AACTACATCATGGAACTACACAAAAAGTGA